The genomic interval ctctgctactATAAAGAAGGTAAacgaaaagagctgtgcagcacatcctgcgtaggagatggccctggtgtcccacatggAGTTGCCCATGGATTTGGGTACAGTGGTGGAGATGaagcccaggtcgaggagggagaggttgaggaggaagaagtacatgggggtgtggaggtgctggtcacaggctacggtggtgatgatgaggccgttgcccaggagggcagccaggtagatgcccaggaagagccagaagtgcaagagctgcagctcccgtgtgtctgtgaatggaaggagaaggaactgggtgatggagctgctgttggacatttaCTGCCTGTgagcatgaggacctgtgcaaggaggaagaCAATGACACATcaggggagacttctctgaggaaaataaacatgctgTTTCTCATGGAAAATCCCCTCCCTGATGGAGGGATGTTTCAGCTCATTCTCTCTTTCTATCAAGTGTGAAAAACAgttcatcacagcttaaaatgcagcttgggcatCTAGTTTTCATGAACACACCTCTGGGGCAGGACCCCCTGTGTTGGTGTCAGAACAACAACTGACCCACATGCTCACCCAACCCCAGAGAGCaagagcaccagggacaggtagaggaacagggaagaacactgcagtgctcctgagaaataaagcaaggacaggAAGGCAGACAGGCATGctgtgaaaccttctccttacctggctgtgctgctgccactcacagaATGACACTGTAGAGCAAGtacttttagcaccttttttgaGTACCACGTTCCAGGAACCCTTCATCTGGAGGTCCAGCCACTGAGGTGGAGACTCATGACTTggaccccatggctttggggcagaggttctgctggggagaaggggagaccagggggttgcactgggaaatgtgtctgcactgcaggggatggcaggggggCTCCTAATACCcatccccagcatttctggttgcagctccctctctctgccatgtctctgctgctgcagctgtgtctctgtccctgggtctgctccctgtcagtgtcacagaccccgtCCCacccgctgtgtgctcagctctgtcctgctcacacctcctggcactgcccaggggcagctctgtgtgtgcaggggctcaggagcacCTCAGACAAGTCCTAACAAGAATTGGGGTCTCAGCGTCTTCTCCAAAGACGAGAAACAAATCCCCATCTCCCACTGCACACCCAGACAACCAAGAGTGGAAAGCTGAAAGCGCAGACTCCTTCCCTTGCAGCTGTTGCTGTCTTGATGTCGTTGTTCAGAAGGACCCTCTGCAATGTCtgtgggggtgatctggagctctgagcagccctgacccacacaaCACCCTTCAGCCCCACAaactccctgcctgccctgccgggggtcgctccttccacccacagctgctgccatgggatctccccgggcaggctgagcgctgaccctggcaggcggcagagtccctgccccggcacagccctggggtgcagggaccctgctctgcacgacagccctgggcacccctggctgctccccCTGCACCCATCCCCGTCACAGCCAGCCCTCTGATGGTGCAGTGGGGAGTCCCTGCTCTGGACCTCAGAGTTTCCCGACACGTTCTGTAAGCTGCAGCATGTGCCAGCTTTAGGAGATCTTTCCAGGAACTACAGCTGCGCTGCCCTGCACTGAGGGACTCACTGTAGTAAGAGCTGTGGTGATTTCTCTCCTAGTAAACATTAAGCTGTCCTCCCACTCCAAATTGCCGTCTcactctctgcctggctcctctgccctgggtgctgcaggcagagcactcagccctgctgcgctttgcagaggagctgctcctgggcagagctgtctctctgcagcgctgccgcttgccatgagctccctctgtcccaggagcccagcccagctcagcagcacaggagcagcccatgatgtccctttcttgtcccctctgggctccctccaggtgtccctggggctccaggggcacatcctttgaaacaacctgaagtaaTCAGAGATGTTGATTATCTATCTactgcagagacacttcttaccagcattgtattcttcatattaaaaaataaatcggtatgagaatcatctttaCTTGTtccatcattagacaggacaccaggaatgttacagcaaaggatctaatcTCTCCAAGCTAGGGGAGAAATATCTTCAGTTGAATGAAGTTAGGcatttcattctggttttatactcctaggtctagaaagacattcagcaatcttttggccacgtcatgtctctgctctgaagcaaatcCTTTGCTCACATAGGCTCTTGGACccttggtaccaggtttccgtgtggcaggtcagagctgggctggtgccacagctgggggggttcagcccagatgtgaggcaatgtcctcagccagggacctgactgggggagctggagctgtcagtgttgcagacagagctgtgacacggatggaataaactgccaaggcagggtggcagaagttagttcatctggtcttcaaggacagcagcctccaagcacagcaacagtccagatcaaatctcagtctagacctgtaaggacattcaagggccccataatgagctgttcctacttcaggaacagttaaaggagaaacaaagacacagtgtggccactgatgaatttaataagagaaagaggtgagaaTCTCTGTGTCttcttgtcctccatcttcaccagcatgtTCTCCCAGGCCactgtgactggaggcaggaatctggaggagaacaaccagcagtggatggagGTCAAGTCAGGgctcactggaactaacacaatcctgaccagtctatgggacaggaggggcagcatcccaggagctgagacagcaggaccatgtcacagggaggccactctccaccatctctgaaagctcatggacactggggggactccctgaccactggcagctctcacaaattgtgtgtgtgcttttcaaaaatggccaacaGATGAGCAGGGGAACTCAAGGCTGTGCACCAGAGCATGTGCACcctgaccccatttctgggtgtctgaaagagaaggtgatggggtttacccagggtaTATTGTGtctgttcctcctctttgctttttgtgaggaaaggacagggttgctggacgtggggagaacattgatggtctgttacctggaagtcagcaggGCATTCAGCGTCATCCCCTGCAacattcttgtgtccaaggtagtGTATTATGGTCTGCATTGGTGTGCAAGTCGATGGGTAAAAagcaatctggatggttgggcttagAAGGACACGAGAtaaaaggagaaactttttGATCATGAGCatagtcaagcactggaagctgtttccgAGGAGTGCGcactcactctgtcccagaaagcaaccaagatgtgtttggataaatctctgagtaatctggtctgatcctgctttgagcaggaggttggacaaGACACCTTCTGAGGACCTATCCAGTCTGGATGACgctgtccttcctttcccttcaggtTTTCTATTAAGAGAGCActctcagtttctctctgatcacagaaataattcacatgaggcacagggctgctttacaagtagCCATAAACAGTCCtgaccacaacttttgcatcccttttcatttgccccaacccagcttcttctttttttctgtgctaatacccttccagaaagaacagGCCACCTTGTcaatcctttcagagcaggttgttcAACAGCTGTCAACGTCCATGTACAgattctgcacatcagccaggcataaaggcaccattacagaaatggagacgaggaaCTCGACCAGCTCCTTGAACCCAGGAATCAACACGCCTTGTCTCCTGAGATTCCCGGGAACACCTAAAGTTTAAGAACACAGAAGCGTGAGTCCTCGCTGAGTATCTCGGCtcatctcctgacccatgtggtgcttcagactgtgaagagaatcaaaagcaACTTTTTGACTGGGGTAGTTGATTTTAAACactgtcacacagggcagatgaagggagatCAGAACTCCAATCTCTGCTGCACTAAGAGGCTTGATACCCCATCCATACGTACGTATCTCTGTGGTTCAGATAAAGGGTGGTCttgcaaaagtcaccctttgcATCCCCAGGTGCACAGACACTGCTCATGttcctctccagagagtggcagaggctggatcCCTTTCTCAGGAGAAACTCCTTGCTGGAAAGGCACAGCTATGGAGGTGGCTCAACaaggttttattgcatttcactcagcatcagatTTGATATATTTGGTACTTTTCTGGGATAACACCTGCACGGATGATCACATAAAGACAAGCATTCCATAAGAGCTGGTTATGAAGACCCTGACATGAACAAGAAAACTCACCATGAGGTCTGCAGGGAGCAAGAAAGAttataacaagcaccaggaGGAACCAAGAAGTTCAAGTCATCTTCTGAAGAgcgagaggccctgagcagcagtgaccgcccatgtgtggtgtgggagagggtcaggggatgtgaggtagaaaagggtgatggctgaCGATGTTAGTaaatccttacaaccatgtctgagcctgcaagtggaaTGCGGTTGATGTTTGTGGGTGGAGGGGGAACAGGAGGAAGGTTTTTAGGGggttatggaaagaaggcaggcttctcttggactaaTCATATaaggcagtgacatttgcatgctgtgggcatggctgtgcctgggagatggggaatggctgctgctggggctggctgtgctccatcatggcccatgagctgacctcgctctgctcctctcttacactccccacacttggatggtcctcaggaatcatccatgagcctggaggaagcaccaacctcctggagtgttggcctATTGCTGGATGACAAGAGCgaaaggtttgtgagacacatgggagtgcaggatgAGAGTGGTCTATGCATAGCAGtgagtgtgttaaaggcaagaagaagacctgaagagcatgggctGGTCATGTTAATGTGGAATCGACTgactttggttttaattttagggcagcagaagaaggaacatgtgcatttcagtgctggggcatggatccaaattgaggattcaagcaagaTTGGGACTGGGACGGCTTAGGTGATTGAGAACCATcgccaggtctatgaaagaagctgaatgGGTTTTGAGgacctcacaggcattgccaaatcaTCAGAACACCAGAGCCTTGTGGATAAAGCAACAGCAcctggcaccaaacccacacccaaaacacaaatacctTCACAATGACCACAGGCTGAGCCTGAGAAATATCAGAGAGAAATGATCTCCTTTGGCTGGTCctggggtcagggctcagccttTCTGTCctggttgagacagacaaatgacatagaccaagttcttccaggatgaaagtagtagatgccatttattgccacaagtgcatttttatacagttttaccaattcctgtgtctcttcactatcggttacaagttacagcagtaacatctcattggctgattttgctatcatcaatgttactcttctactcccttctctctcacgggtacacaTTAATATGTCCGGAcactcctttactcccatctttctcatgggtaggccttaatatcttcaaggctgatctctgttcccatgccctccgtcagggaatccatgGACCCACTGTAGTCCCCCACACCATTCTGATGATGAACAGACATGAAGGGCTCACATGGCATCAGAGCGACCTGCACATCACCTTTACCACCTGTAGCCAGTGTCTCAAGGCTtttgcttcaccagcctccagggacagggacctcgactgctTGTTTCCTTCAGCGCTGggtcagtgatggcccttcgtggggtcccaaacaccctcacacacttcagtttgtttctgcctttcacttcattagaggtttgttcattctttcagcatctgcagttcaggatcatggcagcagagggctcattaacatccaaaatgctcttaccagccaaggctctgtgcagcattttcctgaaggcttcaagtctggtgtggatgattagggagatttcaggaatagccaaacagagagcatttccataataaataggaataaagccacatttcttctgtttccttccctgctcacccttcccttcctttccagaacaggtggtatcagcagcctccagttcatatggatgtggagcatctcctgataaagactgaatatgtcagaaaagtgggtgcctaaatCACCATGTGAGTGAGGAGATAGTCCAGGccacctcaagaggagtcacatcCTCTGGACCAAAAGGTGGGtgctcctgggaatctcagatgccacagcacagctatacctgtgttcagggagctggtcaaatgacccatctccttttctgtaattgtGTTTGAGTTTactcaggtaacccctgacttgagccccatccactcctgggtgttctccagactcctgccttcaggaacaaagtcctgggagaccttgctggtgaagatggagacaaagaagccatgaagtccctcagtcctgtctgattctactcttaggaagttcagcagcaggcccataATCGCcctgtctcttcttttactgtaaggaagctgtgtcagctcatcttgctgccctcagcctcccctgcaggtatgaaatccagggcagctttggcatcactCCCTACATCTATagacaaggtttctaaattccccctttgcagcttcccctgcttccacctcctgtgtgctgccttttagccctggagctccatcagttcagacaagcagcctcacgagataaatgcttcttttcatgggtacttggagagatcattcttgtgcttggagcaggctgttcTGTAAGGCCgatcagatttcctgagctccttcacccttcacaCCTACTTCGATGTCACCATCTCACCCACCATCCTCcagttatcatcttccaggggCCTCAGCTCCaatttctcatccctgactgttacatccctgaccaaatctttctggtttgtaggtgtgaagtcccacagggcacctcacctcactgacccctcagtcacccgtgtcaggaagatgttgtcaatgagctccaaaaccctcctggacgcctggtaccttgcagatattggaaTATTTTAGGTCTGCAACAAGGAAACCTGAGGCCTGGAAACATGACGCTTCTTTCATTtatctgaaggaggcctcatctaattcctcttcctcatcagggagcctgtagctgatgtccagtcaccacaacatagcccatgttgttctgccctctcacgctgacTCCTCAACgttcagctgacattgtctcCATGCATTCCAAAtgctctcccacatgaaggcAAAATTCCACTCTCTGTGTCCTGTAACTCTTCATGCTCTTGTCTTAGGagagacaccctcatcaggataagccatccgcatgcaaacattaacagctgagcaaatggaCCTTCAGTcaagggagagtccagaccttgagaaaatCTGGCAGTCGCCCATCAGAAAGTTCTGAAACTGAACAAGGGGAagtgagcagtgctggggaggcgGCAGTAATAGGAGAgaagcctgagagtgcttgaagggtggtttcagagatggtgggaAACAgcacgagaaagaaataatggcacacaatgcagctggggaggtccaggccgGACAtaagcagcaaggaatgtgagtggaagggcagtgctgtggtggagcaggtcacccagagggagtctgcatcagcccaaggctttgtgcttcaaggaacagctggggaggacagagagatatcagcaaagaaaggaagatgctcagacaagagcaaggtggggcagcaggggggatgtctccagcctgcagggaaagaggtgcaggtgatgccacagcataggacaggctgtcgtggagatgacCAAGGCatgtaaaaaggctgaaagcccccaacagacatgagctccttctccccttagcgatggctgttgtctccacctctgatgcctgtgaggagacaccttgtccttacagcacaggggcctcatggcctccttgtccccagccaggaacctgggaggtgtgggaccatagtcctgcccttggccttgcacagccccacatcacactgtccgAGGAAGAGCCCTGGAaaacgtgggagggacaggatctgatttcccagggcatgggggtcagggcttgggcctttggttaatgaaacacatccaggtttacacagcagcagagccacctgtactttgcttttcctgacctgtcaccactgctttcagttttctgtcttaACTTACCCTGCGGATGGTTGCTCAGTAGTGTTtctcagtgggacccattaacattacaagaaagaTTGgtgtttgaatctgactttgacttcttgagaggtttcttcaacttcttctcagggtctgaggttcatggactcagcaccaaagccaccagaggggtcattaaagtgcctggggctgctcctgtgctgctgagctgggctgggctcctgggacagagggagctcatggcaagcggcagcgctgcagagagacagctctgcccaggagcagctcctctgcaaagcgcagcagggctgagggctctgcctggggatctcagggagacgagcaaggcagagagagattaaaggtggtcaggatggggaggatgactgagagctcactggaggagaactCTTTGCAGCCCCTtgacatggtaagtctctgggtccagggcaatgcagctgtagctcctggaggcatctcctaaagctggaacagccacagcttgtgggatcccTATGGAGAGGACTCTTGTTCAGCAGTTTGGGAAATCTGAGAAGTCGATTGtgcagccaagggtgcccagcgctgtcctgcagagcagggtccctgcaccccagggctgtgccggggcagggactctgccgcctgccagggtcagcgctcagcctgcccggggagatccccatggtgctgtggggagaagctgtggggggaaggagcaacctctggctgggcagggtccTGCTATGGAGTTGGTGTTGTGTGTGTCAGGGCTGTTCACAGCTCCAGTTCACTGAAGGACATTCCCAGGGggcttttaaaaagcacagcaagacaggggctctgtgaaagagaaggatcCTGTTTTATCAGTCTCATACTCTGGGTTGTCTATGAGCCCAATggaacacagaaattaatgtctcagttcaggaggatgAAGTGAAATTCCAAATCTGTGAGTCTTAGAAGTGAATAAACTTGGgagtatcagaaatcaacacatcctggcttccagacagcatcaggatgacttttccaggctcattattgttggtctgatgttcccatcagagccggcccacacagagctgcccctgggcagtgcccggctgctgggaggggtctgcagggcagagctgagcacacagcggctgggatggggtctgtgacactgacaggaggagacctgggcacagagacacagctgcaggcagggacagctccaggcagcagagcaggggctggtcaggagctcttttgctcctgctctgcaggtggctgctgggggttgtctgctgggcaatgatcggactgtccctttagcacatcccatctccaggagccctgactctgctctgcctgtcctgctgggctcaccagctgcccccagaaaggcccagctctgctgtaggatgccaggagtgctgagcctttccttggggtccgcactctcctgccagggtcctttgcttctctgggtgaggggtcgtgtcctgctctctccagcacgtctccacctctgggctgggacagagaagagtttgcagatctgccctttcaagCAGGGCTCTCCTTCTCCAGTGTGAGTCCAGTTGTTTGgattaattagattaatttgtttctgaagtgattttcaaggcagcacaaactgaagcacagacagATGAGTAAAATCCTGATGGAGACTTCTGCTGTGTGACTCAATAAAGCACCAGAGAAAGCTGAGCCTTTTTGCCTCTCCTGTCTCTAGATTCATCACATTTTCAATCACAAAAATTAGGATTTCTACCCCTAAAAAAACAGCACTCACCTGAAGTGgtgatggaaaacaaaaaaaaaaccagataaaatatttataaaaatatggaaattgTCTCCTTTGCAGCCCAAGCCCTTGACAGCCATGAGGACAGatattaaactttttcattGCAGGTGGATTACATCTGCCATTCCTTGTGAATGTCAGAGCTGTCACAAACCAGGTCCCAcgtccctgctgcagcagagcaaagctggctgctgggcagcacacgggcagaggtcctgctcctcacagcacactcagccagcacacaacagagaaatgaaatgcatttctatTGGGGTGATATCTATAAAAAATGATGTGGCTTTGCTAAGAGGAGTTTGTCCTaattttaagttgttttttttttttttgaacagagtCCACATtccaagaaacagcaaatgtccaacagcagctccatcacccagttcctcctcctgccattcgcagacacacgggagctgcagctcttgcacttctggctcttcctgggcatctacctggctgccctcctgggcaacggcctcatcatcaccaccatagcctgtgaccagcacctccacacccccatgtacttcttcctgctcaacctctccctccttgacctgggctgcatctccaccactctccccaaatccatggcaaattctttatgggacaccagggttatttcctacacaggatgtgctgcacagctcttttcattTACCTTCTTGATAGTAGGAGAGTATTCtatgctcaccatcatgtcctatgaccgctacgttgccatctgcaaacccctgcactacgggaccctcctgggcagcagagcttgtgtccacatggcagcagctgcctgggccactggatttctctatgctctgctgcacacggccaatacattttcactgccactgtgcaaggacAATGCTGttgaccagttcttctgtgaaatcccccagatcctcaagctttcctgctcacactcctacctcagggaagctgggcttcttgtggttggTGTCTTTTTAgctttcatctgttttattttcattcttttctcctatgtgcagatcttcagggctgtgctgaggatcccctctgagcagggacggcacaaagccttttccacctgcctccctcacctggccgtggtctctctTTTCATCAGCACTGGCATTTTCGCCTACCTGAAACCCCTCTCCATCTCATCCCCTTcactggacctggtggtgtctgttctgtactcagtgctgcctccagcagcgaaccccctcatctacagcatgaggaaccaggagctccaggattcagtgtggaaatTGATAACTGCACTTTTTcaataagaaacagcaacaaactctCACCCTCTGCATAGCAGTTATAGGCTAACTCATTACATTCAATGTGTTTcttgttgttgtggttgtgttttgtcaTAAAGTTGTCATTCCtttcctaattcactgtctgcctttttttctgaccaagtgtctatggaaatgaggagcccttttctctacttttttaaaaaaatgtataaaaggccctgcagtgtttcattttgttttatttttcccctgagatcttcttttaaggcctttttggagctgcagggacagtttctgtctgcattagtggaggggagcagagtcccagcctggcagcactaacagggagcagcagcccttggtcttccagagctgttctcgttccactcccacactctccttctcatcccttgtgttggtgcaaggcctgagtgctctggcagcttggtcaccgtcctgctgtgtgtcagtcctgtgagcgcaggcagggacaggcaatgggcactgctgtgacagagctggcctcagaacagcgTTCCATGAAGAATGGTGATCTGCTGAGTGCAGTCCTGGAAGTTTTAGGTCTTCTTTCATAGCTTTTCTCAAGAACATGCCC from Caloenas nicobarica isolate bCalNic1 chromosome 29, bCalNic1.hap1, whole genome shotgun sequence carries:
- the LOC135999597 gene encoding olfactory receptor 14A16-like, with the translated sequence MSNSSSITQFLLLPFADTRELQLLHFWLFLGIYLAALLGNGLIITTIACDQHLHTPMYFFLLNLSLLDLGCISTTLPKSMANSLWDTRVISYTGCAAQLFSFTFLIVGEYSMLTIMSYDRYVAICKPLHYGTLLGSRACVHMAAAAWATGFLYALLHTANTFSLPLCKDNAVDQFFCEIPQILKLSCSHSYLREAGLLVVGVFLAFICFIFILFSYVQIFRAVLRIPSEQGRHKAFSTCLPHLAVVSLFISTGIFAYLKPLSISSPSLDLVVSVLYSVLPPAANPLIYSMRNQELQDSVWKLITKHMNAALGCPSLN